DNA from Polaribacter sp. NJDZ03:
TACTTTTTCTAAAGTTTTGTTCGAAGTGCTTTCCACTCCGAATTCTAGAGAAATAAAATATGTTTTTGATAAAAAGGATAAGTAATCGATCACTTCATCAGAAATACAATCGGGTCTTGTTCCAATAACCAAACCAATAACATTAGGAACACTTAACGCTTCCTCGTACATTTTCTTTAAGGATTCAAAATCTGAGTAGGTATTTGTATAAGCTTGAAAATAGGCTAAATATTGTTGCGTTTTATATTTGGTAGAAAACCGAGAAATACCTTCTTCTAATTGTTGTTTTACACTTTTGTTGGGTTCGCAATAATCTGGGTTAAAGGTATCGTTGTTGCAATAGGTGCAACCTCCGTAACCTTTAGAACCATCTCTATTAGGACAAGAAAAGCCAATGTCTAAAGATATTTTTTGAACCCTTTCTCCAAAGGTTAATTTGATAAACGAAGCGTAATCTAAATAACGCTTCCCTGAAATCTTCATGAAAAGTAGTATAAGTATTTAGTTTGTTTTAATCAAAAAAAAACTCCAATCGGTAAAGATTGGAGTTTTTAAGAATTTTATTTTTGAGCTAATTGCCATTTCCAAGAAGACGCTAATGCTTCTTCTAGCGTTTTTTCTGTTTTCCAGTTCAATTCTTTATTCGCAATCGTGGTGTCTGCAAAAGCAGCAGTAATATCACCTTCTCTTCTAGGAACAATTTTATAATTTAAAGGTTTTCCAGAAGCTTTTTCAAAAGCTTTAATTACTTCTAAAACAGAACTACCGGTTCCTGTACCCACGTTAAAGTACTCAAAAGCCTTTTTATTGTTCTTTTTAATCAAACGTTGTAAAGCAGCAATGTGTGCTTTTGCTAAATCTACTACGTGAATATAATCACGAACAGCTGTTCCGTCTACGGTATCATAATCATCACCAAAAACAGATAATTCATCACGCATACCTGCAGCAGTTTGTGTAATATAAGGTATTAAGTTTTGAGGAACTCCTAGAGGTAATTCTCCAATCTTAATAGATGGATGTGCTCCAATTGGATTAAAATATCTTAATGCGATAATATTTAAACCATGTGCTCTACTCGCATCACTTAAAATTTCTTCGCCAATTTGTTTGGTGTTCCCGTAAGTAGATTCTGCTGCTTTTACAGGTGCATTTTCTGTAATAGGCAATTCATCTGCTTGTCCGTAAACGGTACAAGAAGAAGAGAAAATAAAGTTATCTAACTTTCTGTCTCTCATTTCTTGTAATAAATATACTAAAGAACCTAAGTTGTTTTCGTAGTAATCTAAAGGTTTGTGCATGCTTTCTCCAACCGCTTTAAAAGCAGCAAAGTGAATAATACCGTCTACTTTGTTGTTTTCGAAAAAGCTTTTTACATCACTTTTAATTCTTAAATCGATTTGATGAAAATCTGGCTTAATACCTGTTATAGATGTAATGTTATCTAGTACACCGATAGATGTGTTCGATAAATCATCGATAATTACTACTTCAAAACCTTCGTTTTGTAATTCTACAACGGTGTGAGAACCAATAAATCCTAATCCTCCTGTAACTAATATTCTTTTCATTCTGTTTTATTTATGCATCATTAAGAGGAATTATAATGCAGTAATATGTTTGGTTATTATAAGATAGCAATGTTGTTTTTCCTCTAAATAACAATGCTGTCCTTTTTAGTTTACAAAATCTAAAATAGTCTTTGTAATAAACTCTAACTGTTCTTTGTCTAGCTCTGTGTGCATTGGTAAAGAAATTACTGTTTTTATCAACTCATTAGTAACTGGGAAATCACTTTCGTTGTAACGAGTATCTGTATACGCTTTTTGAGAATGCAAAGCTACTGGATAGTATATCGCATTTGGAATTCCGATTTCTAACAAATGTTTGTGCAATGCATCTCTTTTTCCGTTTGTAATTTGCAATGTATATTGATGAAAAACATGGCAATCGCAAGTATCACAAATTTCTCCACAACTTTGTGTTGCGTTCGACTTTGTTACAGGTGTAATAATGTGTTCTGAAGTCGATAATGCTTTGTTGTAAAAACGAGCCGCATTTCTTCTTGCTTCACAATAAGTATCTAAAAGTGGTAATTTTGCTTTTAAAACTCCGGCTTGTATAGAATCTAAACGAGAATTTACACCCACTACATCATGGTAATAACGTGTGTACATTCCGTGATTTACAATTCCTCTAATTGTATGTGCTAATGCGTCATCATTTGTAAAAATTGCACCACCATCTCCATAACAACCTAAATTTTTAGAAGGGAAAAAAGAAGTTGTTCCTACGTTTCCAATAGTACCTGCTTTCTTTTTTGATCCGTCTTTAAAGGTGTAATCTGCTCCAATTGCTTGTGCATTGTCTTCAATTACAAAAAGATTGTGCTCTTTTGCAATTTCCATAACGGCATCCATATTTGCTACTTGTCCGAATAAATGAACAGGTACAATGGCCTTTGTTTTTGGAGTAATTGCTCTTTTTAAAGCTTCAATATCTATGTTGTACGTGTCTGCATCTACATCCACTAAAACAGGCGTCAATTTTAACAATGCAATTACTTCTACAGTTGCTGCAAAAGTAAAATCGGCAGTAATCACTTCATCACCTTGTTCTAAACCTAATCCCATCATTGCTATTTGCAATGCATCGGTTCCGTTTGCACAAGGAATTACGTGCTTTACACCTAGATATTTTTCTAAATCTGCTTGAAATTCATGAACTAAAGGTCCATTTATGTATGCTGAAGTATTTAAAACCTCTTCTATAGAAGAATTTACAGCTTCTTTTATTTGTTGATATTGACCTTGTAGGTCAACCATTTGAATTTTTTTCATATAAAAAATTTTGCTCATCAAAAATACAACTTACTTTCATTTTCTTTGTAGTTATCTGTAAATAATAATTCTGTTATCTTTGAAAAAAATCAATTTTATGAAGTTTTTAGGACGTTTTTTTAAAATTCTGTTAATTCTTGTAGTCTTGCTGGTGGTTTCTGTTTGGGTGTACTCTAAAACATATCATCCAAAATACTCTGGGGAGTTAGAATTGAAAAATATTTCTGAAGAAGTAACGGTTTATTTTGATGATATTGGTGTGCCGCATATCAATGCTCAAAATGAAGAGGATGCTTATGTTGCTTTAGGGTATGTGCATGCGCAAGAAAGATTGTGGCAAATGGAATTAATGCGAAGAATTGCGTCCGGAAGATTGTCTGAGATTTTTGGAAAAGACTTGGTAAGTGTAGATCAGTTTTTTGGAGGGTTAGGAATTGAAGAAGCTGCAGAGGTAACAATTGCTGGTCTAGATAAAACGACTCAATCTTATATTTTAACCCAGTCTTATTTAGATGGAATAAATCAATATATAGAAGAAGGAAAAACACCCTTAGAATTTACGTTGGTAGGAGTGGAGAAAGAGAAGTATACAATGAAAGATATTTATAATGTTTTTGGTTATATGTCTTTTAGTTTTGCAGCTGCTCATAAAACGGATCCTTTATTAACTGAGATTAAAGAAAAACTTGGAGATTCTTATTTAAATGAATTATTGAGTACTAATAATGAGTATTTAACAATTAACAGAACAAGTATTCCAACTAAAGTTGAAGCTACATTTTCTAAATCAGTAGCTGCCATTATGGACGATTTACCTGTTTCTCCTTTTATTGGTAGTAATGCTTGGATTCTAGGTCCGGAAAAAACGAAGAACGGAAAAGTGATTTTTGAAAACGATCCGCATATTGGGTTTTCGCAACCTTCAGTTTGGTATCAAAACCATATAAAAACACCCGATTTTGAAATTTATGGATTCAATATTGCTTTAATGCCATTTCCTTTATTAGGACATAATAGAGAATATGCTTATGGTTTAACCATGTTGGCAAATGATGATCTAAACTTTTATGTAGAAGAAAATAATCCTGCGGATGCAGCAGAATATAAAACCAAAGAAGGTTATAAAAAATATGAATTTAGGGACAAAACCATTCGTATAAAGAATGAAGAGGATACTACTTTTCTGGTAAAAGTAAGTAAACACGGACCTATAATGAATAATTTAATAACACATATTATAGATGATAGACCTATTGCCATGAATTGGGTGTACACGCAACTGCCTAATGAAATGTTAGATGTTTCTTATAAAATGTCTCATGCAAACTCTATGAAAGATTTTAAAAGTGGAGTTGCTAGAATTCACGCACCAGGTTTAAATGTAATGTATGGTGATGCAAAAGATAATATTGCTTGGTTTTCTTCGGCAAGATTGTATCAACTAAGAGACAGTTTGTCTTCTAAAACTTATTTAAATGGAGCTTCTGGAAATGATGAGATTTTGGAGTTTTTACCTTTTGAAGAAAATCCGCAAGCTATAAACCCAAGTTGGAATTATGTGTATTCTGCCAATAATCAAGTAGATTCTGTAAGAGGAGAATTGTATCCTGGTTATTATCAGCCGCAGGATAGGGCTAAAAGAATTGTAGAATTATTAGATAAAAAGAATGATTTTACAAAAGAAGATATTGCTAGTATGACTTATGATGTGAAGTCTTCTACAGTGACTAATATTATTCGTGATTTGTTAAAAAGTGTAGATAAATCTGATTTGTCTGCATCGGAAAGAAAAGGATTTTCGGTACTTGAAAATTGGGATGGAAATTATTTAAAAACAGCTGTTGGCCCAACAATTTACAATCGTTTTTTATATGAGTTTTTAAGCGCGACTTATAAAGATGAATTGGGTGATAGTTTCGAGTTGTTTATCAATTCTCAATTGCAGGATGAAGTATTGCCAAATCAACTCAATAGAGAGCATTCTGTTTGGTGGGATAATATTGCTACGAAAGATAAGGTTGAAACGAAAAGTGATATTATACAAGCGTCTTATAAAAGTGCTTTTTCATTTTTACAAAATCAGTTAGGTGAAAATGTAGAAAATTGGACTTGGAACAGAGTGATCTCAGTAGAGTATGAGCATGCAATAGGTAAAGCAGGCGGATTGTTGCGAAAACTGTTTAACTTAGGTCCTTATGAAACTATTGGTGGGAATGAAGTGATAAATAATCAGATTTTTAAACTAGATAGTACGGGGTATTATAAAGTAGCTGCGGGACCATCTACAAGAAGGATTATCGATTTTTCTGATGTAGAAAATAGTTTAGCAATTATACCTACCGGGCAATCTGGTAATGTGTTTAGTAGGTATTACAAAAATCAAACTAAAAAATACTTAGAAGGGAAATTTGTAAAAATGAAACTAAATCAAGCTGAAATTGAACAAAGTAAAAATGTGTTGATTTTTAAGCCGATGGAGTAGTTTTTTGTTCTTGGTCATCTGAAAAAAATAAAACACTTAGTTTTGTCATTTCGACCTTTTGGGAGAAATCCCATAAGGTTAGGTAGGTCCTTGTTATCACTGTTATGAGATTTCTCCTATCGTCGAAAAGACAATTGTTATGCGGTTATGCAATCAGTTTGTCATTTCTTCCTTAGTGGAAAATTATATAAAATTAGGTAGGTGTTTGTTATCACTGTTATGAGATTTCTCCTAACGTCGAAATGACAATTGTTATGCTGTTTTGCAATCAGTTTGTTATTTTTATCCTTATAGGAAATCCCATAAAATTAGGTAGGTGTTTGTTATCATTGCTATGAGATTTCTCCTAGCCTCGAAATGACAATTGGAGTTAAAAATGACAATTAGAGGTGTTTTAAGAATGATAAATTACAAACAGGCGTTCCAAATAACTTCTTTCGGAGTCGGTGCTGTAACGGTAATTTGTTCTTTTGTGACTGGATGTATAAATTGAATTCTACGAGCATGCAAATGAATACTTCCATCTTTGTTGCTTCTGTCAAATCCGTATTTTAAATCTCCTTTTATAGGACAGCCAATATTAGATAATTGCGATCTAATTTGGTGGTGTCTTCCGGTTTCTAAATCTACCTCTATTAAGGAGTAATTATCTAGTTTTTTAATAACGGCATAATGAAGAATCGCTTTTTTGCTACCATCAATTTCTTTAGGGTATGCCGTAGATTTATTATTCTTCGGGTTCTTTTTTAAGAAATTAATTAAGGTGTCTTTTTCTTTCTTCGGATGGTTTTTTACAACTGCCCAATAGGTTTTATTAATTGTTTTTTCTCGTAGCATCTTATTAAGACGTTCTAGAGATTTAGACGTTTTCGCAAAAATAATAATACCAGAAGTGGGTCTGTCTAATCTATGCACAACACCCAAATATACGTTTCCAGGTTTGTCGTACTTGTCCTTAATGTATTCTTTTACAACATCACTTAAAGGTTTATCACCTGTTTTATCACCTTGTGTAATATCGCCTGCGCGTTTATTTACAATGATAATGTGGTTGTCTTCAAATAAAATTTGTAAATTTTCTTTAGTAGAATGCATTTTTGATTATTTAAAATCTTTAGCAACATCTTTATTCACTCCATCAATAAAATTTAAAAACTCTTCTCTACCAAGTCCGGTAGAAGAAGAAGTAATAAAAGACATTGGAAGCGTTTCCCAAGTGTTTAATAATTTCTTTTTATAAGAAGTAATTTGCTTGTTTATTTTAGAGCTTCCTAATTTGTCTGCTTTGGTAAAAGCAATACAAAACGGAATTTGGTTTTCGCCTAAAAATTTCATGAACTCTAAATCAATTTTTTGAGGATCGTGTCTAGAATCAATTAAAACAAAAGTACATACTAGTTGTTCTCTTTCTTTGAAGTAGTTTTCTATAAAAAACTGAAAAATAGTTCTTTTCTTTTTTGAAACTTTAGCATAACCGTAACCAGGTAAATCTACTAAAAACCACTCTTCATTAATTTTAAAATGATTAATAAGTTGTGTTTTTCCAGGTTTTCCAGAAATTTTTGCTAAATCTTTACGTTCCATTAACATGTTAATTAATGAAGATTTACCAACATTAGAACGTCCTATAAATGCATATTCTGGCATTCTTTCTTTTGGAGCATTCGTAACATTACTATTACTCATTACAAAATCTGCAGATCTAATTTTCATTATACTGGGGTGTCTTTTTATTGAAATTTCTCTAAGTGAGAATTATATGTTTTTAGAAGTAAGCCAAGCGTGAAGAATGTTGTTAAATTCTTCTGGTTTCTCCATCATTGCTGCATGTCCACATTTATCTATCCAGAATAATTCTGAGTTCGATAAAAGTTTATGAAAGTCTTCTGCTGCCTCAGGTGGTGTTACACCGTCTTGTTTTCCCCAAATTAAACATGTTGGATGTTTCATATCGGGTAAATCTTTAGCCATATTATGTCTTATGGCACTTTTGGCAATAGATAAAGTTTTTAAAGCTTTCATTCTGTCATTAACAGTACTGTAAACATCGTCTACTAATTCTTTAGTTGCAATAGCTGGGTCGTAAAAAACTTCTCTAGCTTTTTGCTCTATATATTCGTAGTTTCCTCTTTTAGGAAAACTATCTCCCATCGCTTTTTCATACATACCAGAACTACCGGTAAGTACAAGTGCACTTACTTTTTGTGGGTAATGTTTTGTAAAATATAATGCAATGTGCCCTCCTAGAGAGTTCCCTAAAAGAATGGCGTGTTCTACTTTTTTATGTTCTAAAAACTCCTTTAAAAACTTTGCTAAGTTTTTAACATTTGTTTTTATAAGGGGTAATGAGTATAATGGTAATTCAGGTATTAAAACCTTATATCCGTTATTGGAAAAATGATCAAATGTTGAGTCGAAATTACTCAAAGCACCCATTAATCCGTGTAAAATAATGATTACAGGTCCTTCTCCAGCTTCTGCATATGTAAATTTCCCTTCCTCTGTTAACTTATCAGTCATTAAATTTTTAATTGGCTTAGAAGCAAATGTAATTCTTTTTTGCGAAATAAATATCGTTTTCGTAAAGGACTATTTTTAAAATAAAATGGGTTCTAATTGCAATGAATTGTTAATAAAAGCGTTATTTATTAACAAAGTGGTAAAATGTGGTAAAAAGTGGTAAAATTTACATATTTTTGACTTCAATTAATATATTTTAAGAGTGATAAACCTAATCGGTACATATGAGTGTAAATCAGATGCTAAGGGAAGATTGATGTTTTCATCAGCCTTTAAAAAGCAACTGGATTCTGTGTTACAAGATGGTTTTGTGGTGAAAAGAGCTGTTTTTCAACCGTGTTTAGAGTTGTATCCAATGAAAGAGTGGAATTTGATGATGGAAAAAATCAACAAACTTAACAGGTTTAATAAAAAGAATAATGATTTTATTAGAAGATTTACAGCAGGAGTAAAGATGGTAGAATTAGACGCTAGTGGTAGAATTTTAATACCGAAAGACTTGTTTGAGTTTGCGGGTATTAAAAAACAAGTAGTAATGTCTTCTTCAGTGAATATCATTGAAATTTGGGATAAAGAGAAGTATGAAAAAGCCATTGATGATGCGGCAGATGATTTTGCTGATTTGGCTGAAGAGGTAATGGGAAATACAGAATTAGATGAATTATCATAATCCAGTTTTATTGCAAGAAAGTGTAGATGCGTTAGCTATTAAAGAAGACGGTGTTTATGTAGATGTTACGTTTGGTGGCGGAGGACATTCAAGAGAAATTTTGAAAAGATTGGGTGCTAACGGGAAATTGTTTGGTTTTGATCAAGATCCAGATGCTTTAGGAAATGTAATTGATGATGAACGTTTTGTTTTAATACCTGAGAATTTTAGATATATATCAAGATTTTTAAGGTTTAATGGTGTTCGAAAAGTAGATGGTGTTTTGGCCGATTTAGGTGTTTCTTCTCATCAATTTGATGAAGCGGAAAGAGGTTTTTCTACTCGTTTTGATGGTGATTTAGATATGAGAATGAATCAGAAATCTAGAACATCAGCTAAAGAGATTGTCAATTCATATTCCGAAGAAAAATTAGCGGAAATATTGTTTTTATATGGAGAGTTGAGAAATTCTAGAAATATAGCAAAAACAATTGTAGAGAAAAGACAAGAAGAGAAAATAGATACAAGTTTTCAGTTAAGAAAAGTATTACAAAAGTATTTGCCAAAAGCAAAAGAACATAAAATAATTGCACAAATATTTCAGGCAATTCGAATAGAAGTAAATGAGGAATTAGATGTTTTAAAAGAGTTTTTAGAGCAGATGCCTAATTTGTTGAAAGAAGATGGCCGATTAAGTGTAATTTCTTACCATTCTTTAGAAGATCGACTAGTGAAAAGATTTATAAGAACAGGTTTGTTTAAAGGAGAATTAGAGAAAGATGTTTTTGGTAGAAGTAATGAGCCAATGCAAAAAGTAGGGAAGTTGATTGTGCCTACGGCGCAAGAAATTAAACTAAATAATAGAGCTCGTAGTGCTAAGTTAAGGATAGCAGCTTTAAGAAAGTAAAATGTCTAAAGTTAAAAAAGGAGTCTACGATTTTCTGAGAGGAAGTTTTCTTACAGATGATGCCGCTTTTAATAATTGGCGAATTATCATTTTTGTAGTTGCATTGTTGTTAATTATGATAACAAGTGCACATAGAGCAGAACGAAAAGTTATTCAGATTTCAAAGATGAATAAAGAGAAAAGAGAGTTAAGAGCAGTGTATGTGGATACTGGT
Protein-coding regions in this window:
- a CDS encoding TIGR01212 family radical SAM protein (This family includes YhcC from E. coli K-12, an uncharacterized radical SAM protein.) gives rise to the protein MKISGKRYLDYASFIKLTFGERVQKISLDIGFSCPNRDGSKGYGGCTYCNNDTFNPDYCEPNKSVKQQLEEGISRFSTKYKTQQYLAYFQAYTNTYSDFESLKKMYEEALSVPNVIGLVIGTRPDCISDEVIDYLSFLSKTYFISLEFGVESTSNKTLEKVNRCHSYDDSIATFNKCKNRGFHLGAHLIIGLPGETKEDLLNHAIEISKLPIDTLKLHHLQIVKQSIMASQYKRNPEDFNLFTQESYIAFITKFVTLLRPDIVIERFISQAPIDLLIAPKWNGLKNFEMVAKIDKQLELENIWQGKNYTSYLKN
- the galE gene encoding UDP-glucose 4-epimerase GalE; its protein translation is MKRILVTGGLGFIGSHTVVELQNEGFEVVIIDDLSNTSIGVLDNITSITGIKPDFHQIDLRIKSDVKSFFENNKVDGIIHFAAFKAVGESMHKPLDYYENNLGSLVYLLQEMRDRKLDNFIFSSSCTVYGQADELPITENAPVKAAESTYGNTKQIGEEILSDASRAHGLNIIALRYFNPIGAHPSIKIGELPLGVPQNLIPYITQTAAGMRDELSVFGDDYDTVDGTAVRDYIHVVDLAKAHIAALQRLIKKNNKKAFEYFNVGTGTGSSVLEVIKAFEKASGKPLNYKIVPRREGDITAAFADTTIANKELNWKTEKTLEEALASSWKWQLAQK
- a CDS encoding DegT/DnrJ/EryC1/StrS aminotransferase family protein; the encoded protein is MKKIQMVDLQGQYQQIKEAVNSSIEEVLNTSAYINGPLVHEFQADLEKYLGVKHVIPCANGTDALQIAMMGLGLEQGDEVITADFTFAATVEVIALLKLTPVLVDVDADTYNIDIEALKRAITPKTKAIVPVHLFGQVANMDAVMEIAKEHNLFVIEDNAQAIGADYTFKDGSKKKAGTIGNVGTTSFFPSKNLGCYGDGGAIFTNDDALAHTIRGIVNHGMYTRYYHDVVGVNSRLDSIQAGVLKAKLPLLDTYCEARRNAARFYNKALSTSEHIITPVTKSNATQSCGEICDTCDCHVFHQYTLQITNGKRDALHKHLLEIGIPNAIYYPVALHSQKAYTDTRYNESDFPVTNELIKTVISLPMHTELDKEQLEFITKTILDFVN
- a CDS encoding penicillin acylase family protein, with translation MKFLGRFFKILLILVVLLVVSVWVYSKTYHPKYSGELELKNISEEVTVYFDDIGVPHINAQNEEDAYVALGYVHAQERLWQMELMRRIASGRLSEIFGKDLVSVDQFFGGLGIEEAAEVTIAGLDKTTQSYILTQSYLDGINQYIEEGKTPLEFTLVGVEKEKYTMKDIYNVFGYMSFSFAAAHKTDPLLTEIKEKLGDSYLNELLSTNNEYLTINRTSIPTKVEATFSKSVAAIMDDLPVSPFIGSNAWILGPEKTKNGKVIFENDPHIGFSQPSVWYQNHIKTPDFEIYGFNIALMPFPLLGHNREYAYGLTMLANDDLNFYVEENNPADAAEYKTKEGYKKYEFRDKTIRIKNEEDTTFLVKVSKHGPIMNNLITHIIDDRPIAMNWVYTQLPNEMLDVSYKMSHANSMKDFKSGVARIHAPGLNVMYGDAKDNIAWFSSARLYQLRDSLSSKTYLNGASGNDEILEFLPFEENPQAINPSWNYVYSANNQVDSVRGELYPGYYQPQDRAKRIVELLDKKNDFTKEDIASMTYDVKSSTVTNIIRDLLKSVDKSDLSASERKGFSVLENWDGNYLKTAVGPTIYNRFLYEFLSATYKDELGDSFELFINSQLQDEVLPNQLNREHSVWWDNIATKDKVETKSDIIQASYKSAFSFLQNQLGENVENWTWNRVISVEYEHAIGKAGGLLRKLFNLGPYETIGGNEVINNQIFKLDSTGYYKVAAGPSTRRIIDFSDVENSLAIIPTGQSGNVFSRYYKNQTKKYLEGKFVKMKLNQAEIEQSKNVLIFKPME
- a CDS encoding RluA family pseudouridine synthase translates to MHSTKENLQILFEDNHIIIVNKRAGDITQGDKTGDKPLSDVVKEYIKDKYDKPGNVYLGVVHRLDRPTSGIIIFAKTSKSLERLNKMLREKTINKTYWAVVKNHPKKEKDTLINFLKKNPKNNKSTAYPKEIDGSKKAILHYAVIKKLDNYSLIEVDLETGRHHQIRSQLSNIGCPIKGDLKYGFDRSNKDGSIHLHARRIQFIHPVTKEQITVTAPTPKEVIWNACL
- the yihA gene encoding ribosome biogenesis GTP-binding protein YihA/YsxC translates to MKIRSADFVMSNSNVTNAPKERMPEYAFIGRSNVGKSSLINMLMERKDLAKISGKPGKTQLINHFKINEEWFLVDLPGYGYAKVSKKKRTIFQFFIENYFKEREQLVCTFVLIDSRHDPQKIDLEFMKFLGENQIPFCIAFTKADKLGSSKINKQITSYKKKLLNTWETLPMSFITSSSTGLGREEFLNFIDGVNKDVAKDFK
- a CDS encoding alpha/beta fold hydrolase → MTDKLTEEGKFTYAEAGEGPVIIILHGLMGALSNFDSTFDHFSNNGYKVLIPELPLYSLPLIKTNVKNLAKFLKEFLEHKKVEHAILLGNSLGGHIALYFTKHYPQKVSALVLTGSSGMYEKAMGDSFPKRGNYEYIEQKAREVFYDPAIATKELVDDVYSTVNDRMKALKTLSIAKSAIRHNMAKDLPDMKHPTCLIWGKQDGVTPPEAAEDFHKLLSNSELFWIDKCGHAAMMEKPEEFNNILHAWLTSKNI
- the mraZ gene encoding division/cell wall cluster transcriptional repressor MraZ translates to MINLIGTYECKSDAKGRLMFSSAFKKQLDSVLQDGFVVKRAVFQPCLELYPMKEWNLMMEKINKLNRFNKKNNDFIRRFTAGVKMVELDASGRILIPKDLFEFAGIKKQVVMSSSVNIIEIWDKEKYEKAIDDAADDFADLAEEVMGNTELDELS
- the rsmH gene encoding 16S rRNA (cytosine(1402)-N(4))-methyltransferase RsmH; the protein is MNYHNPVLLQESVDALAIKEDGVYVDVTFGGGGHSREILKRLGANGKLFGFDQDPDALGNVIDDERFVLIPENFRYISRFLRFNGVRKVDGVLADLGVSSHQFDEAERGFSTRFDGDLDMRMNQKSRTSAKEIVNSYSEEKLAEILFLYGELRNSRNIAKTIVEKRQEEKIDTSFQLRKVLQKYLPKAKEHKIIAQIFQAIRIEVNEELDVLKEFLEQMPNLLKEDGRLSVISYHSLEDRLVKRFIRTGLFKGELEKDVFGRSNEPMQKVGKLIVPTAQEIKLNNRARSAKLRIAALRK
- a CDS encoding FtsL-like putative cell division protein, which translates into the protein MSKVKKGVYDFLRGSFLTDDAAFNNWRIIIFVVALLLIMITSAHRAERKVIQISKMNKEKRELRAVYVDTGTILMRMKMESSIREKAKARGLEPLKSPPKKIKVTIKD